One Novipirellula galeiformis genomic window carries:
- a CDS encoding CocE/NonD family hydrolase: MIAIKMMMRGRGRWALMMLLVITSGTIAAAADYVVQHDVMVKMRDGVQLATDVYRPAVDDKPVEEALPVILSRTPYNKAGGKTMGAYYATHGYVFVVQDTRGRYGSEGVWHMLTDDGPDGVDCAAWIGNQSWSNGKIGMIGTSYFGGTQHAMALARAPELTTVIPVDAMANMGRQSIRNAGAFELRFWNWIFLNAGRGSRAGQDPGTASELKELADQRFAYLENMPTRRGMTPLSLSPEYEDWLISAMEHGPNDEFWAQNNIVDAPEKYKDIPVYLVSGWYDSWGGNNTATFMALTPAIKGPVYMIMGPWIHNQQSGYAHGQVNFGKEAAMANQWAWRQEWYDHWMKGIDNSVGKADPFKTPVRIFVMGTGDGSKDEKGRLRHGGFWRNELEWPLARTEYTDFYLQPDGGLSTSLPQTDQATTRYDFDPKNPVPNIGGNISSADGIMVAGAWNQKGGKHIWNFKAPIPLSARPDVIVFQSEPLEEDLEVTGEIEVRLFASSSAVDTDFTAKLIDVYPPSSDWPGGFDLNIGDGIVRARFRESLQKEVMMTPGETYEFTIKLYPTSNVFKKGHRIRVDISSSNFPRFDVNPNTGEPLNRHRMTKVAQQTLYHDSTRPSRIILPVIPASKP; encoded by the coding sequence ATGATTGCTATAAAAATGATGATGCGAGGACGAGGTCGATGGGCACTGATGATGCTGCTGGTAATCACCAGCGGAACCATTGCCGCCGCGGCCGATTATGTCGTCCAACACGACGTCATGGTGAAAATGCGCGATGGCGTGCAATTGGCGACGGACGTTTACCGGCCCGCGGTTGACGACAAGCCTGTGGAAGAAGCATTACCGGTGATCCTGTCGCGAACGCCGTACAACAAAGCCGGCGGCAAGACGATGGGCGCTTATTACGCCACCCATGGCTACGTCTTTGTGGTGCAAGACACACGCGGTCGCTACGGTTCCGAAGGCGTTTGGCACATGCTTACCGATGATGGTCCCGATGGAGTCGATTGTGCCGCGTGGATTGGAAACCAATCTTGGTCCAATGGCAAAATTGGAATGATCGGCACCTCGTACTTCGGGGGCACCCAGCACGCGATGGCGCTCGCCAGAGCACCCGAGTTGACCACCGTGATTCCGGTCGACGCGATGGCAAACATGGGGCGACAAAGTATCCGTAATGCCGGTGCGTTTGAGCTGCGATTCTGGAATTGGATTTTCCTGAATGCGGGCCGAGGCAGTCGCGCCGGTCAGGATCCGGGGACGGCCAGTGAGTTAAAAGAGTTGGCAGACCAGCGATTTGCCTACCTTGAAAATATGCCCACACGACGCGGGATGACACCGCTGAGCCTATCACCGGAGTATGAGGATTGGTTGATCTCGGCCATGGAGCACGGGCCCAACGATGAGTTTTGGGCGCAGAACAATATTGTCGACGCACCTGAGAAGTACAAAGACATCCCCGTCTATCTGGTTTCGGGTTGGTACGATTCATGGGGCGGCAATAATACGGCGACCTTCATGGCGTTGACTCCGGCCATCAAGGGGCCGGTCTATATGATCATGGGACCATGGATTCATAATCAACAATCCGGCTATGCCCATGGTCAAGTCAATTTTGGCAAGGAGGCTGCGATGGCCAACCAATGGGCATGGCGCCAAGAGTGGTACGACCATTGGATGAAAGGGATCGATAATTCCGTCGGCAAGGCGGATCCATTCAAAACCCCAGTCCGCATCTTCGTGATGGGAACCGGCGACGGCAGCAAAGATGAGAAAGGCCGTTTGCGTCATGGCGGGTTTTGGCGCAATGAACTCGAGTGGCCGTTGGCGCGAACTGAATACACTGATTTCTATTTGCAACCCGATGGTGGATTGTCGACTTCGTTGCCGCAAACCGACCAGGCGACGACCCGTTACGACTTCGACCCCAAGAACCCGGTACCGAATATTGGCGGCAATATCTCCTCGGCGGATGGCATCATGGTGGCGGGAGCATGGAACCAAAAAGGCGGGAAGCATATCTGGAATTTCAAAGCCCCGATCCCGTTGTCGGCGCGTCCCGATGTGATTGTGTTCCAGAGCGAGCCGTTGGAAGAAGACCTGGAGGTCACCGGCGAGATCGAGGTCCGCTTATTCGCCTCGAGCTCGGCCGTCGACACTGACTTCACCGCCAAGTTAATCGACGTCTATCCACCTTCGTCCGATTGGCCAGGCGGTTTTGATTTGAACATTGGGGACGGAATCGTCCGCGCTCGCTTTCGTGAATCGCTTCAAAAGGAAGTGATGATGACACCCGGCGAGACGTACGAGTTTACGATCAAGTTGTATCCGACGTCTAATGTGTTCAAAAAAGGACATCGAATTCGTGTCGATATCTCGAGCTCCAACTTTCCTCGTTTTGACGTGAACCCGAATACGGGCGAACCGTTGAACCGGCATCGGATGACGAAGGTGGCTCAGCAGACGCTTTACCACGATTCGACCCGACCGAGTCGAATCATTTTGCCGGTGATTCCGGCTTCCAAACCTTAA
- a CDS encoding PSD1 and planctomycete cytochrome C domain-containing protein produces the protein MFTWPPPLRLRCLVVVCLSLLTVNGGSAPADEKLYFESEIRPILREYCFDCHGATEVMEGGLDLRLVHFIRSGGDSGAALVPGDPDASLLLSRIIDGDMPPGEARVSDDKIAVLEKWIRQGAATLREEPEQLGPGIPITEEERNYWAYQPITQPKVSLDSNLARVRTPIDALIAAAMPAGLTFSPDAERFTIIQRVFYDLIGLPPSKDQIEYWLHHADVDWYEQLVDHLLRSPHYGERWARHWLDAAGYADSDGYTLGDISREWAWRYRDYVIRAFNDDKPFDQFITEQLAGDEIAGPATGDWTERQIELLTATGFLRMAADGTGSGDNSPEARNKTIADTLQIVSTTLLGASVQCAQCHDHRYDPISHADYFSLRAVFEPALDWQAWKTPAQRLVSLYTEQDRAVAAAIESQVKQVAEERAAKQAEFIKEVFEEELLKFEEPLRSQLRSAYETTNAERSPEQKALLASHPSINISAGVLYQYRPKAAEELKGYDAKMAEMRAQKPVEQFVHALVEPANHVPVTRLFHRGDYKQPMQEIQPAALTVTAPEGSCVEFPVNDPNLPTTGRRLAFSRWLVDRGNPLTARAIVNRIWMHHFGRGIVSTPGEFGRLGDIPSNVELLDELASDFMEHGWSLKHLHRRILTSTVWRQSSLRDPAREALDADNHFYSRKSIQRMDAEILRDSILQISGDLDREPFGPPVAIAEDETGQVRVDAKQPRRSIYVQIRRSQPVGMLQTFDAPVMSVNCDVRPVSTSAPQSLMMLNGEFILDQAARVAERAIAAVRAKPASDSDTADGTRASSASEAASASWSPDLPSPTWKYGTGTIDEEAGMLREFVALPHFTGTHWQGGPKLPAATLGWVSLHARGGHPGDPKYPAIRRWSAPSDGHFSVAGTLQHHSSNGDGVRGRIFSADRLLGSWNSLHNSVVTEVESVAVKAGESIDLVTDCIARETSDGFAWEVKITFTPAVGEPVVFDSAAEFQGPTDDYTLLPAQIAAAWEIILSRSPSDDELHTALEFAEAQLVLMARERGGVMQGRSPSHQVLVNLCQMLISSNEFVYIE, from the coding sequence ATGTTTACATGGCCGCCGCCCTTGCGATTACGTTGCTTGGTGGTTGTTTGTCTATCGTTATTGACGGTAAATGGCGGTTCGGCGCCAGCGGACGAGAAACTCTATTTCGAGAGCGAGATCCGACCGATCTTGCGTGAATATTGTTTCGATTGCCACGGCGCAACCGAGGTAATGGAAGGGGGGCTCGACCTTCGACTCGTTCATTTCATCCGCTCGGGGGGCGATTCGGGCGCCGCGTTGGTCCCTGGAGATCCGGACGCTAGTCTGCTGCTATCGCGAATCATTGATGGCGACATGCCGCCAGGCGAAGCCCGTGTTTCGGACGATAAAATTGCGGTTCTGGAGAAGTGGATTCGTCAAGGTGCCGCGACGCTTCGTGAGGAACCGGAACAACTCGGTCCGGGAATTCCGATCACCGAAGAAGAACGCAATTATTGGGCCTATCAACCGATCACGCAGCCGAAAGTCTCACTCGATTCGAATCTTGCTCGTGTGCGGACGCCGATTGATGCCTTGATCGCTGCGGCGATGCCGGCCGGATTGACGTTTTCACCCGACGCCGAGCGTTTCACAATCATTCAACGTGTCTTCTACGACTTGATCGGTTTGCCACCAAGCAAAGACCAAATCGAATATTGGTTGCATCATGCCGATGTTGATTGGTACGAACAATTGGTCGATCACCTGCTTCGCTCGCCGCATTACGGCGAACGATGGGCGCGGCACTGGTTGGACGCCGCGGGCTATGCGGACAGCGACGGTTACACGCTGGGGGACATCAGCCGTGAATGGGCTTGGCGTTACCGCGACTATGTGATTCGAGCTTTCAACGACGATAAACCGTTTGATCAGTTTATCACCGAGCAACTCGCCGGAGATGAAATTGCCGGACCCGCCACAGGCGATTGGACTGAACGTCAGATCGAATTATTGACGGCGACCGGCTTCCTCCGCATGGCTGCCGATGGTACGGGAAGCGGCGATAACAGCCCCGAAGCACGCAACAAGACGATCGCCGATACGCTGCAAATCGTTAGCACGACGTTACTCGGGGCCAGCGTGCAATGTGCCCAGTGTCATGACCACCGCTACGATCCGATTTCTCACGCGGATTATTTTTCCTTGCGCGCGGTCTTTGAGCCCGCCTTGGATTGGCAAGCTTGGAAAACGCCTGCCCAGCGATTGGTTTCGCTGTACACCGAACAAGATCGGGCGGTCGCGGCGGCGATCGAAAGCCAAGTCAAACAGGTCGCTGAGGAGCGAGCAGCGAAACAGGCTGAGTTCATCAAAGAAGTCTTCGAAGAAGAATTGCTGAAATTCGAAGAGCCGCTGCGATCCCAATTACGGTCGGCTTATGAAACCACCAATGCGGAGCGCAGCCCGGAACAGAAAGCGTTGCTCGCCAGCCACCCCAGCATCAACATTTCCGCGGGGGTACTCTATCAATACCGTCCCAAGGCCGCCGAAGAGTTGAAGGGCTACGATGCCAAGATGGCCGAGATGCGCGCCCAAAAGCCGGTCGAACAATTTGTTCATGCGTTGGTGGAACCGGCGAATCATGTTCCCGTGACGCGACTGTTTCACCGTGGCGATTACAAGCAACCGATGCAAGAGATTCAGCCTGCGGCGCTGACGGTTACCGCGCCCGAGGGGAGTTGCGTCGAGTTCCCCGTCAACGACCCGAATCTGCCGACCACGGGGCGTCGCTTGGCGTTTTCACGTTGGTTGGTTGATCGTGGCAATCCGCTCACCGCGCGGGCGATCGTTAACCGTATTTGGATGCATCACTTTGGCCGCGGTATCGTATCAACGCCCGGCGAGTTTGGACGCTTGGGAGATATCCCGTCCAACGTGGAGTTGCTCGATGAGTTGGCCAGTGACTTCATGGAGCATGGTTGGAGTTTAAAGCACCTGCACCGGCGGATTTTGACCTCGACCGTGTGGCGTCAATCATCTTTGCGCGATCCAGCTCGCGAGGCTCTCGATGCGGATAATCACTTTTATTCACGAAAGTCGATTCAGCGTATGGACGCGGAAATTCTTCGTGATTCGATTTTGCAAATATCGGGGGACCTCGATCGAGAACCTTTTGGTCCACCCGTGGCGATTGCAGAGGACGAAACAGGCCAAGTCCGGGTGGATGCGAAGCAGCCGCGGCGAAGTATCTATGTGCAAATTCGACGCAGCCAACCGGTCGGCATGTTGCAAACGTTTGATGCTCCGGTGATGAGCGTGAATTGCGATGTGCGACCGGTTTCGACTTCGGCGCCTCAATCGTTGATGATGCTCAATGGTGAATTTATTCTTGATCAAGCGGCCCGCGTCGCCGAGCGAGCGATCGCGGCCGTGCGAGCCAAACCCGCTAGCGATTCCGACACGGCGGATGGGACGAGAGCTTCCTCAGCGAGTGAGGCCGCGTCAGCATCCTGGTCGCCCGACTTGCCGTCTCCGACATGGAAATATGGGACTGGAACGATCGATGAGGAAGCGGGGATGCTACGCGAGTTTGTCGCGCTGCCGCATTTCACCGGCACTCATTGGCAAGGCGGTCCGAAGCTTCCCGCCGCAACCCTTGGTTGGGTGTCGTTGCACGCCCGTGGTGGCCATCCCGGCGATCCGAAGTATCCGGCAATTCGTCGTTGGAGTGCGCCGAGCGATGGCCACTTCAGCGTTGCCGGTACCCTACAACACCACAGCAGCAATGGGGACGGAGTGCGGGGACGCATTTTCTCCGCTGACCGGCTGCTGGGATCTTGGAATTCATTGCACAATTCGGTCGTGACCGAGGTCGAATCGGTGGCGGTTAAGGCCGGAGAAAGCATCGACCTCGTCACCGACTGCATCGCGCGAGAAACGTCGGATGGTTTCGCGTGGGAAGTGAAAATCACGTTCACTCCCGCGGTTGGAGAGCCAGTGGTGTTTGATTCCGCCGCTGAGTTCCAAGGGCCGACGGACGACTACACTCTCTTGCCTGCGCAAATCGCTGCGGCTTGGGAAATCATCTTGTCCCGGTCTCCTAGCGACGATGAATTACACACCGCGCTTGAATTTGCCGAAGCACAACTCGTGCTGATGGCGAGGGAACGTGGAGGCGTGATGCAGGGACGATCCCCATCGCATCAAGTCTTGGTCAATCTTTGTCAGATGCTGATCAGTTCAAACGAGTTTGTCTACATCGAATGA
- a CDS encoding DUF1501 domain-containing protein produces the protein MIANSSQSTRRQFLQHSGMGVGALALQWMLAAEDASAKPPVLKLEPHNDVRPRKPHFEPRAKAMISLFQHGGPSHMDLTDPKPELTKYDGTEYSGDIKFSFVNQASKKLLGSSFKFQPHGQCGTELSELLPHTAGVVDDICLIRSMHTGANGHEVNIRYFHGGIPAVLGRPTFGSWLTYALGSESQDLPAFMVLADPGGHPVDGVTNWTNGFMPSTFQGTVLRPKEPRILNLQPPSHLSGAYQRQNLDFLQTLNRQHLQSYQGESDLEARIASYELAARMQTAATDALDISQETAATHTMYGLDNPETREYGTRCLLARRLVERGVRFVQLFHSNQPWDNHSNLKSGLASVCRKTDQPAAALVADLRQRGMLDSTLVHWGGEIGRLPVTQEQGSPEKAGRDHNGQGFSIWMAGGGVRGGMTFGKTDEFGHHAVENIVTPNDFQATVMHLFGLDHEQVVYPNRNQQEVITAHRPARVVTEVIA, from the coding sequence ATGATTGCTAACTCATCACAAAGCACACGGCGTCAATTTCTTCAACACTCCGGCATGGGGGTGGGAGCGTTGGCATTGCAATGGATGCTCGCTGCAGAGGACGCATCGGCGAAGCCGCCGGTGTTGAAGTTGGAACCGCACAACGACGTGCGGCCGCGGAAGCCGCATTTTGAGCCGCGTGCCAAAGCGATGATTTCGTTGTTCCAACACGGCGGTCCGTCGCATATGGATTTGACCGACCCAAAGCCCGAACTGACCAAGTATGACGGGACCGAATACAGCGGCGATATTAAGTTTTCGTTCGTCAATCAAGCCAGTAAAAAATTGCTCGGCAGCTCCTTCAAGTTTCAGCCTCATGGCCAATGCGGGACGGAACTCTCGGAGTTGCTGCCGCATACTGCGGGGGTTGTTGACGATATTTGCTTGATCCGCAGCATGCACACGGGCGCGAATGGCCATGAAGTCAACATCCGCTATTTTCACGGAGGCATTCCCGCGGTATTGGGACGGCCGACGTTTGGATCATGGCTGACTTATGCGCTCGGCAGTGAATCGCAAGACTTGCCCGCCTTTATGGTGTTGGCCGATCCCGGAGGGCACCCTGTCGACGGAGTGACCAATTGGACCAATGGATTCATGCCTTCGACGTTCCAAGGGACAGTGCTTCGTCCAAAAGAACCACGGATTTTGAATCTACAGCCACCGTCGCATCTGTCGGGAGCCTACCAACGCCAAAACCTCGACTTTCTGCAAACGCTCAACCGCCAACATCTTCAATCCTACCAGGGCGAATCGGATCTTGAGGCCCGGATTGCCAGTTACGAATTGGCCGCTCGGATGCAAACCGCCGCGACAGACGCGTTGGATATTTCCCAGGAAACCGCAGCGACGCATACGATGTATGGATTGGACAATCCTGAAACGCGTGAGTATGGCACCCGCTGCTTGTTAGCGAGGCGATTGGTGGAGCGAGGAGTTCGCTTTGTCCAACTGTTTCATAGCAATCAACCCTGGGACAATCACAGCAATCTGAAATCGGGGCTCGCGTCGGTCTGTCGAAAGACCGACCAACCCGCCGCGGCACTGGTGGCGGATCTTCGCCAACGGGGCATGCTCGACTCGACGTTGGTGCATTGGGGAGGCGAAATCGGACGGTTGCCGGTCACTCAAGAACAAGGTTCGCCGGAGAAAGCGGGCCGTGATCACAATGGGCAAGGCTTTAGTATCTGGATGGCCGGCGGAGGCGTTCGCGGAGGCATGACGTTCGGGAAAACCGATGAATTCGGGCACCACGCGGTCGAAAATATCGTGACCCCCAATGATTTCCAAGCGACCGTGATGCACCTCTTTGGCTTGGACCACGAACAGGTCGTTTATCCCAATCGCAACCAGCAAGAAGTGATCACCGCTCACCGACCGGCACGTGTTGTCACCGAAGTGATTGCTTGA
- a CDS encoding alkaline phosphatase family protein, producing the protein MKLQLLAWLFATVVLTCFPLKFCTTLHAEELAPPATPAASASASNVVLVTLDGLRWQELFTGADAMLMDRDAGKVRDVAALKERYWRDSPVERREQLMPYFWSQIAPQGIVFGNPEEASRAVVVNNMHFSYPGYSEILCGFADPSIDSNAKKNNPNVTVLEWLNQQSSFQGKVAAFCSWDVFPYIINRKRSGLLVNAGWEPLAGVLSSDENSPAELRAAHDRLAQLDRVADQMPHVWDGVRYDYFTFRAAEEYVRIHHPRVLYLSLGETDDWAHEGRYDLYLDSARRNDDYIRQLWTRLQSMPQYRNNTTLILTTDHGRGDGRVSWKSHGTDIPGCERIWMAVLGPQVQTDGAKPEQVTQSQIAATVAAAVGEDFVSDHPQASPALSVFPIAKSK; encoded by the coding sequence GTGAAATTACAATTGCTGGCTTGGCTATTCGCCACCGTGGTGTTGACCTGCTTTCCTCTGAAGTTTTGCACCACGCTTCATGCTGAGGAGCTCGCCCCACCAGCCACCCCCGCGGCATCCGCGTCCGCATCCAATGTCGTCCTCGTCACCCTCGATGGCTTACGTTGGCAAGAGTTGTTCACCGGCGCCGATGCAATGCTGATGGACCGCGACGCGGGCAAGGTCCGTGATGTCGCAGCGCTGAAGGAAAGGTATTGGCGTGATTCGCCAGTCGAGCGACGCGAGCAATTGATGCCCTATTTCTGGTCCCAGATCGCTCCCCAAGGAATCGTGTTTGGGAATCCCGAAGAAGCGTCTCGCGCGGTCGTGGTCAACAACATGCACTTTTCCTATCCCGGCTATAGCGAGATCTTATGTGGATTTGCCGATCCGAGCATTGACTCCAACGCCAAAAAGAACAATCCGAACGTCACGGTGCTGGAGTGGTTGAACCAACAATCCTCGTTCCAGGGGAAAGTGGCTGCCTTTTGCAGCTGGGACGTTTTTCCCTACATTATCAATCGCAAACGCAGCGGATTGCTCGTGAACGCGGGATGGGAACCGTTAGCCGGCGTATTATCGAGCGACGAAAACAGTCCTGCGGAACTGCGGGCGGCACACGATCGACTCGCCCAACTCGATCGTGTCGCCGACCAAATGCCGCATGTCTGGGATGGTGTGCGTTACGATTACTTTACCTTCCGAGCCGCCGAGGAATACGTACGCATCCACCACCCCCGTGTGCTCTATCTGTCGCTCGGAGAAACGGACGACTGGGCTCATGAAGGCCGCTACGACCTGTACCTCGATTCCGCTCGCCGCAACGACGATTACATTCGTCAATTATGGACGCGATTGCAATCGATGCCCCAGTACCGCAACAACACCACATTGATCCTCACGACCGACCATGGTCGTGGTGACGGCCGAGTCAGCTGGAAGAGCCATGGTACTGACATCCCCGGATGTGAACGCATCTGGATGGCCGTGCTTGGCCCCCAAGTGCAAACCGATGGGGCAAAACCGGAACAGGTCACTCAGTCTCAGATTGCCGCCACCGTGGCGGCGGCGGTCGGGGAAGACTTCGTGAGCGACCATCCCCAAGCTAGTCCAGCGCTGTCCGTGTTCCCGATCGCAAAATCGAAATAA
- a CDS encoding 3-keto-disaccharide hydrolase, protein MRRIHRSAFATAIIFLAMFAFQHPQTVARAEAPEGFTALFNGSDLSGWKGLVGNPKTRAAMSAEELAAAQKTADESMRAHWKVVDGVLQFDGKGQSLCTDKDYGDFELYVDWKILEGGDSGIYLRGSPQVQIWDTEFENYFRHGAEKGSGALWNNKDNPRFPLVKADKPVGQWNTFYIRMVGERVTIKLNDQLVTDNVVMENLWERNLPIYPRGQIELQNHGNTLYFRNIYVREIAADEANKILSQQQNDAGFENVFNGKDFTGWSGDLENYEVVDGAIVCKQGKGGNIFTDKEYSNFVSRVEFKLPPGGNNGLALRYSGKGNPSVEGIELQVLDSEHEKYAKLDPRQYHGSVYGLVPAERGFLRPNGEWNFQQVTMNGSNIKVELNGFTILDANLASVKESKDGAVPEGARRKSGHFGFAGHNDPVAFRNVSIRELPGEPAQPPSRDIAISPTDGPIKLFNGRNLENFYTWIRDTKYADPRNVFTVKDGMIHITGDGWGGLITNQYYRDYHMIIEFKWGEKTWGSRKDRARDSGVLVHCWGPDGGLSNTWMASIEAQIIEGGVGDILVLTGSDPETGQSLPVSLTTEITKDRDGERVWKKGGERVTLSRGRINWFGRDVDWADNVDFRGKDDVESPFGEWTRMEVIADGGHLIYKVNGVVVNEGFDAQPSFGKLLLQTEQAEMIVRRYELWPIGKAPKDELKQD, encoded by the coding sequence TTGAGACGAATCCATCGATCGGCATTTGCCACAGCAATCATTTTTTTAGCAATGTTTGCGTTCCAACATCCCCAAACGGTCGCTCGTGCCGAAGCGCCTGAGGGCTTCACAGCCCTGTTTAACGGCAGCGATTTGAGCGGTTGGAAAGGGTTGGTCGGAAACCCAAAAACACGAGCGGCAATGTCCGCAGAAGAGTTGGCCGCAGCACAAAAGACTGCGGACGAGTCGATGCGAGCGCACTGGAAAGTCGTCGACGGCGTCTTGCAGTTTGACGGCAAAGGGCAAAGCCTTTGTACCGATAAAGACTATGGCGACTTCGAGCTCTACGTTGACTGGAAGATCCTCGAAGGTGGCGATAGCGGAATCTACCTGCGTGGCAGCCCGCAAGTTCAGATTTGGGACACCGAATTTGAAAACTACTTCCGTCACGGCGCGGAAAAAGGCTCCGGCGCCTTGTGGAACAACAAAGACAATCCACGCTTCCCATTGGTCAAAGCGGACAAACCGGTTGGTCAGTGGAACACGTTCTACATCCGCATGGTCGGCGAACGCGTCACGATCAAATTGAATGATCAATTGGTGACCGATAATGTCGTGATGGAAAATCTTTGGGAACGCAATCTGCCGATCTACCCACGCGGCCAGATCGAACTGCAAAACCACGGCAACACTCTTTATTTCCGCAACATCTATGTGCGTGAAATCGCTGCCGACGAAGCGAACAAGATCCTTTCCCAGCAACAGAACGATGCGGGTTTCGAGAACGTTTTCAATGGCAAGGACTTCACCGGTTGGTCGGGCGACCTGGAAAACTACGAAGTTGTCGACGGCGCCATCGTTTGCAAGCAGGGTAAGGGCGGAAACATCTTTACCGACAAAGAGTATTCCAACTTCGTTTCGCGAGTTGAATTCAAGCTACCTCCAGGTGGAAACAATGGGCTTGCTCTTCGCTACTCGGGCAAAGGCAATCCCAGCGTGGAAGGAATCGAATTGCAAGTACTCGATTCCGAGCATGAGAAGTACGCGAAGCTAGACCCCCGCCAATACCACGGTTCGGTCTACGGATTGGTTCCAGCCGAACGCGGTTTTTTGCGTCCGAACGGTGAGTGGAATTTCCAACAGGTCACGATGAATGGTTCGAACATCAAAGTCGAATTGAACGGCTTCACCATCCTCGATGCGAATTTGGCCAGCGTTAAAGAATCCAAAGACGGTGCCGTTCCCGAAGGCGCTCGACGCAAGAGCGGTCACTTTGGTTTTGCGGGACATAACGATCCCGTTGCATTCCGCAACGTGTCGATCCGCGAATTGCCCGGTGAGCCAGCACAACCGCCATCACGAGACATTGCAATCAGCCCGACCGATGGTCCGATTAAATTGTTCAATGGCCGGAACCTGGAGAACTTTTACACTTGGATCCGTGACACCAAGTACGCCGATCCAAGAAACGTGTTCACCGTCAAGGACGGCATGATCCATATCACCGGTGATGGTTGGGGCGGCTTGATCACCAACCAATACTATCGTGACTACCACATGATCATTGAGTTCAAGTGGGGCGAGAAAACCTGGGGCAGTCGTAAAGATCGCGCTCGTGACTCCGGGGTCCTCGTCCACTGCTGGGGACCCGATGGCGGCTTGAGCAACACTTGGATGGCATCCATCGAGGCTCAGATCATCGAAGGCGGAGTCGGGGACATTCTTGTCTTGACCGGTTCGGATCCCGAAACCGGACAATCACTTCCCGTCTCCCTCACCACCGAGATCACCAAGGATCGCGATGGCGAACGCGTCTGGAAAAAGGGCGGCGAACGAGTCACCCTATCTCGCGGTCGCATCAACTGGTTTGGTCGCGATGTCGATTGGGCCGACAATGTTGATTTCCGTGGCAAAGATGATGTCGAAAGCCCGTTCGGTGAATGGACCCGTATGGAAGTCATCGCCGACGGCGGACACCTGATTTACAAAGTCAACGGAGTGGTTGTCAACGAAGGCTTCGATGCGCAACCGAGCTTCGGCAAGTTGCTGCTTCAAACCGAACAAGCCGAGATGATCGTACGACGCTACGAACTGTGGCCCATCGGAAAAGCTCCTAAAGACGAATTAAAGCAGGACTAG